One stretch of Halarchaeum grantii DNA includes these proteins:
- a CDS encoding MFS transporter, producing MPGARLRDLSEAVEEQTALVVGLISGSQFFNHAFLVLLPPILPILSRDLQVSIGLLGLALGAQALVNTAFQLPFGYLADHYDRTITLGLSSVLGAVGALATALATTFPELVLGQVVLGLGVAGHHPAHYPLLTDATSDDTRGRAFGVYNFGGSLGFATPPVVITAILAVPGFTWRHGVGLIGAVGLLYAVVVTVLVGWRVDDAITAPNVAASASGTPLRERVAAELRGLVAEPGILAVALLTLFSSTANWGVTTYAVVFLTDVYGVSLGVANLTLTGIFVVGAGAILLGGYLTDRFSGGYILVASFGGFTLLVAVVAANVVPAVLAVGLFLLLGAVRSMAGPARDQLTERLAAHGTVAKSFAIVTIGIMLGSTVAPPVFGYLIQRVGVQVTFFAVAAVGLATTALALLVLTRFVDGHAGVGAV from the coding sequence ATGCCGGGTGCCCGACTGCGCGACCTGAGCGAAGCCGTCGAGGAGCAGACGGCACTCGTCGTCGGACTGATCAGCGGCTCGCAGTTCTTCAACCACGCCTTCCTCGTTCTCCTCCCGCCGATCCTCCCGATCCTCTCGCGCGACCTGCAGGTCTCCATCGGGCTGTTGGGGCTCGCGCTCGGCGCGCAGGCGCTCGTCAACACCGCGTTCCAGTTGCCCTTCGGCTATCTCGCCGACCACTACGACCGCACGATCACGCTCGGCCTCTCCTCGGTCCTCGGCGCGGTCGGCGCGCTCGCCACGGCGCTCGCGACCACTTTCCCCGAACTCGTCCTCGGGCAGGTCGTCCTCGGCCTCGGCGTCGCCGGCCACCACCCCGCACACTACCCGCTCCTCACCGACGCGACGAGCGACGACACGCGCGGGCGCGCGTTCGGCGTCTACAACTTCGGCGGCAGCCTCGGCTTCGCGACGCCGCCCGTCGTCATCACCGCCATCCTCGCCGTCCCCGGGTTCACGTGGCGACACGGCGTCGGCCTCATCGGCGCCGTCGGCCTCCTGTACGCCGTCGTCGTCACCGTGCTCGTCGGCTGGCGCGTCGACGACGCCATCACGGCACCGAACGTCGCGGCGAGCGCGAGCGGGACGCCGCTTCGCGAGCGCGTCGCGGCGGAGCTCCGGGGGCTCGTCGCCGAACCCGGAATCCTCGCCGTCGCCCTGCTCACGCTCTTCTCCTCGACGGCGAACTGGGGCGTGACGACGTACGCCGTCGTCTTCCTGACGGACGTCTACGGCGTCTCGCTGGGGGTCGCGAACCTCACGCTCACCGGCATCTTCGTCGTCGGCGCGGGGGCGATTCTCCTCGGTGGCTACCTGACCGACCGGTTCAGCGGCGGATACATCCTCGTCGCCAGCTTCGGCGGCTTCACGCTCCTCGTCGCCGTCGTCGCCGCGAACGTCGTCCCGGCGGTGCTCGCGGTCGGGCTGTTCTTGCTCCTGGGTGCGGTCAGGAGCATGGCCGGGCCCGCGCGCGACCAGCTCACCGAGCGCTTGGCCGCCCACGGGACGGTCGCGAAGAGCTTCGCCATCGTCACCATCGGCATCATGCTCGGGAGCACGGTCGCGCCGCCCGTGTTCGGCTACCTCATCCAGCGCGTCGGCGTGCAGGTCACGTTCTTCGCCGTCGCGGCGGTCGGGCTCGCGACGACAGCGCTCGCCCTGCTCGTCCTGACGCGCTTCGTCGACGGCCACGCCGGTGTAGGAGCGGTGTGA